The Parus major isolate Abel chromosome 4, Parus_major1.1, whole genome shotgun sequence genome has a window encoding:
- the FABP2 gene encoding fatty acid-binding protein, intestinal: MAFDGTWKIDRNENYEKFMEAMGVGMMKRKLGAHDNLKITIQQNGDKFNVKEASNFRNIEIEFTLGVNFEYSLADGTELSGTWTLEGNKLVGTFTRKDNGKVLKATREIVGDELVQTYVYEGVESKRIFKRG, from the exons atgGCATTCGACGGCACTTGGAAAATTGACAGAAATGAGAACTATGAGAAGTTCATGGAGGCAATGG GTGTTGGCATGATGAAAAGAAAGCTGGGAGCCCATGATAATCTGAAGATTACCATCCAACAAAATGGGGACAAATTTAATGTCAAAGAAGCCAGCAACTTCCGAAACATAGAGATTGAATTTACTCTGGGAGTCAACTTTGAGTACAGCCTGGCTGATGGGACTGAACTTTCT GGTACTTGGACCCTGGAAGGAAATAAACTTGTGGGCACATTTACCAGAAAAGACAATGGAAAGGTACTTAAAGCAACCAGAGAAATCGTGGGTGATGAACTCGTTCAG ACCTACGTATATGAAGGAGTTGAGTCCAAGAGGATCTTCAAGAGGGGCTAA